The following proteins are co-located in the Rhodococcus opacus B4 genome:
- a CDS encoding LacI family DNA-binding transcriptional regulator, translated as MTTMHDVARAAGVSQAAVSYAYNQPHKLSAARRAHIFQVAAELGYAGPNPAGRNLRTGQVGALGLMITDSLRYAFDDPATSQLLKGISEVGELAEVALTLLPCPLESTRVAEGSGVLVRGAVDGFLAYAMPDGHPGMQTAMSRRLPIVVIDGPNPGGLPRVGIRDRQAAKEIAEHVLSLGHRRVGFLVDRLVPDGKGGPVDAARIKAARDHVMKERLAGYASACRKHTVPWSSAVVVEAGGFDYELSRTAVETLLDSGPVTAVVAASDLLALAAIDVAQERGLRVPEDLSVVGFDDIPAARAAGLTTVRQPLVDKGREAAQLLLDIIGGGTGREITLPTELVVRESSGPAPADR; from the coding sequence GTGACCACGATGCACGACGTCGCCCGCGCGGCAGGCGTGTCGCAGGCCGCGGTCTCATACGCCTACAACCAGCCACACAAGCTGTCGGCGGCCCGGCGCGCCCACATCTTCCAGGTCGCCGCCGAACTCGGCTACGCCGGACCCAACCCCGCGGGCCGCAATCTCCGCACCGGGCAGGTCGGTGCGCTGGGGCTGATGATCACCGACTCGTTGCGCTACGCGTTCGACGATCCCGCCACCTCGCAGTTGCTCAAGGGCATCTCGGAGGTCGGTGAACTCGCCGAGGTCGCGCTGACGCTGCTGCCCTGCCCACTCGAGTCGACCCGTGTCGCCGAGGGTTCCGGCGTCCTCGTGCGGGGCGCGGTGGACGGCTTCCTCGCGTACGCGATGCCGGACGGCCACCCCGGGATGCAGACGGCGATGAGCCGCCGGCTGCCGATCGTCGTCATCGACGGTCCCAATCCGGGCGGACTGCCGCGGGTCGGAATCCGGGATCGGCAGGCCGCCAAGGAGATCGCGGAGCACGTTCTGTCACTCGGGCACCGGCGGGTCGGGTTTCTCGTCGACCGCCTCGTGCCCGACGGCAAGGGCGGACCCGTGGACGCCGCCCGCATCAAAGCCGCCCGTGACCACGTGATGAAGGAACGCCTCGCCGGATACGCGTCTGCCTGCCGCAAACACACCGTGCCGTGGTCGTCCGCCGTCGTCGTCGAAGCGGGCGGGTTCGACTACGAACTGTCACGCACCGCCGTCGAGACGCTGCTCGACTCCGGACCCGTGACCGCCGTCGTCGCCGCGTCCGATCTGCTGGCCCTCGCAGCGATCGACGTCGCCCAGGAACGTGGACTGCGAGTTCCGGAGGATCTGTCGGTCGTTGGTTTCGACGACATTCCCGCGGCCCGTGCGGCCGGACTCACGACGGTCCGGCAACCACTCGTCGACAAGGGCCGAGAGGCGGCGCAACTACTGCTCGACATCATCGGCGGCGGGACGGGACGGGAAATCACCCTCCCCACCGAACTCGTCGTCCGCGAGAGCTCCGGACCCGCCCCCGCCGATCGGTGA
- a CDS encoding NAD(P)/FAD-dependent oxidoreductase encodes MNTSARTVARRRVVIIGSGFGGLFAAKALRRADVDVLVVDRTSHHLFQPLLYQVATGILSEGEIAPSTRMVPKKQSNASVMLGDVTDIDLTGRTITSTHQGRTTTTGYDSLIVSAAARQSYFGNDHFAELARQLAEQSGAELDRAGRIAVREDLTVPGHPEVFVIGDMMARDRLPWVAQVAIQGGRYAAQQIPDGGPPSDRAPFRYRDKGSMATVSRFNAVVKVGGIELAGLPAWILWLAVHVVYVVGFRSRLSTLMSWTWTFLGSWRGQLTVTDQQSRHATSWASPFSSTGVRRAMTVSSPERADTRTAGAVRPISWARQPRDGEDRHS; translated from the coding sequence ATGAATACTTCTGCCCGCACCGTGGCACGTCGTCGCGTGGTGATCATCGGTTCCGGATTCGGCGGTCTGTTCGCCGCGAAGGCGTTGCGCCGGGCCGACGTCGACGTGCTCGTCGTCGACCGCACCAGTCACCACCTGTTCCAGCCGCTGCTGTACCAGGTGGCGACGGGGATCCTGTCCGAGGGCGAGATCGCACCGTCGACCCGGATGGTGCCGAAGAAGCAGTCGAACGCCTCGGTGATGCTCGGGGACGTCACCGACATCGACCTGACCGGGCGCACCATCACGTCGACCCATCAGGGCAGAACGACCACCACCGGGTACGACAGCCTGATCGTATCGGCCGCTGCCCGGCAGTCGTACTTCGGCAACGACCACTTCGCCGAGCTGGCCAGGCAGCTGGCCGAGCAGTCGGGAGCCGAACTCGACCGCGCCGGGCGGATCGCCGTCCGCGAGGACCTGACGGTCCCGGGACACCCCGAGGTGTTCGTGATCGGCGACATGATGGCCCGCGACCGCCTTCCCTGGGTCGCGCAGGTCGCAATCCAGGGTGGCCGCTACGCGGCGCAGCAGATCCCAGACGGCGGCCCACCGTCCGACCGGGCCCCCTTCCGCTACCGGGACAAGGGGTCGATGGCGACGGTCTCGCGATTCAACGCCGTCGTGAAGGTCGGAGGCATCGAACTCGCGGGGCTGCCGGCCTGGATCCTGTGGCTGGCCGTCCACGTCGTCTACGTCGTCGGCTTCCGGAGCCGCCTGTCCACGCTGATGTCGTGGACGTGGACGTTCCTCGGGTCGTGGCGGGGACAGTTGACCGTCACGGACCAGCAGTCGCGGCACGCAACGTCATGGGCAAGCCCGTTCTCCTCGACCGGTGTGAGGAGAGCGATGACGGTGTCGTCGCCAGAGCGAGCTGACACCCGGACGGCGGGGGCGGTCCGGCCGATAAGCTGGGCTCGACAACCGCGCGACGGAGAGGATCGGCATTCGTGA
- a CDS encoding sugar phosphate isomerase/epimerase family protein encodes MGEIKLGLNLEFARFENGSFDWAMDRAAEIGYKYVEPMVYWGRELLSTAGYFHTRSMLDDPLIMRDAAESRGLSISSLSSHAPLAKPDVSVDYLKQSIRYAAEVGSPMIMVDDGPLPTWTTEAENYTLMRYTLQEAAKVAEPRGIKIAIETHGEYTATPERLEKIMTLIDSPALTINLDTGNSYLSENDPHEWLDRIVGDVTHLHAKDIGVEDAKRLRGRVRGMLGCACGDGVIDWERIVTTLHKADHDVVLSVECGGLDAAKKSYTYLTDLITRIQGS; translated from the coding sequence ATGGGTGAGATCAAGCTCGGTCTGAACCTGGAGTTCGCGCGCTTCGAGAACGGCTCGTTCGACTGGGCGATGGACCGGGCCGCGGAGATCGGCTACAAGTACGTCGAGCCGATGGTCTACTGGGGCCGCGAGTTGCTGAGCACGGCCGGGTATTTCCACACCCGGTCGATGCTCGACGACCCGCTCATCATGCGGGACGCCGCCGAATCGCGTGGGCTGAGCATCTCCTCGTTGTCCAGCCATGCGCCGCTGGCCAAGCCGGACGTGAGCGTCGACTACCTGAAGCAGTCGATCCGCTACGCGGCCGAGGTCGGATCGCCGATGATCATGGTCGACGACGGGCCGCTGCCGACGTGGACCACCGAGGCGGAGAACTACACGCTGATGCGGTACACCCTGCAGGAGGCGGCGAAGGTGGCCGAACCCCGCGGCATCAAGATCGCGATCGAGACGCACGGTGAGTACACCGCGACCCCGGAGCGGCTGGAGAAGATCATGACGCTGATCGACAGCCCGGCGCTGACGATCAACCTCGACACCGGCAACAGCTACCTCAGCGAGAACGACCCGCACGAGTGGCTCGACCGGATCGTCGGGGACGTCACGCACCTGCACGCCAAGGACATCGGCGTCGAGGACGCGAAGAGACTGCGCGGCAGGGTCCGTGGCATGCTCGGCTGCGCCTGCGGCGACGGCGTCATCGACTGGGAACGCATCGTCACCACGCTGCACAAGGCCGACCACGACGTCGTCCTGTCGGTCGAGTGCGGCGGCCTCGACGCCGCGAAGAAGAGCTACACCTACCTCACAGATCTGATCACCCGCATCCAGGGCAGCTGA
- a CDS encoding thiamine pyrophosphate-binding protein: MTTQQLTGGQMVVDFLIREGVEKVFAIPGHGNTALLDAFVDRADEIELVPAMHEQGAAHMADGYYRASGKIAAICTSIGPGATNTLTGLATAFADSMPMLLITGAVHTYMENRGVLQEIDRPHGNNFPRMVEPVVKRWWQPSRLEQLPVALAQAFNTMHEGRRGPVLVDIPQDLQAEYGDYTPDTGARRPATRATGDPAVIAEAARLLAGAKRPVIVAGGGVIHAEAAAELMAVAEHLGAPVTHSFQGKGAFPADHDLYAWPCGDMGSIPGNGVTRTADVILAVGCRFSDRITSSYRPGVTFDIPNTKLVQIDIDGFEIGRNYPVEVGVVGDAKTSLRSLQEALADLGPALDYRSTDYFAELQDLKTQWDEHLRPMRTTDYLPMTNSRAMVEIRKALPREGILVTDSSNPANQAFNEFPIYGPKTNIVAGGFSGIGFGVPAAIGAQIGAPDTPVLAMVGDGSFLQTGTEIATAAMLGVPLVIVVLNNGGWEAIKDLQISLFGEEREIISGWKNLDGTPYFADITRFAQSLGCSAERVEDPEKLADAIERAFATPGPVIIEAMSAHELPWTEMHPTGWWDITVPAYHGEVRDDYVAQRGF, translated from the coding sequence ATGACTACACAGCAACTCACCGGCGGACAGATGGTCGTCGACTTCCTCATCCGCGAGGGAGTCGAGAAGGTCTTCGCGATCCCCGGACACGGCAACACTGCGCTCCTCGACGCGTTCGTCGACCGCGCCGACGAGATCGAACTGGTGCCGGCCATGCACGAACAGGGCGCCGCCCACATGGCCGACGGTTACTACCGGGCCTCGGGGAAGATCGCCGCGATCTGTACCTCCATCGGACCGGGCGCCACCAACACCCTCACCGGTCTCGCGACCGCCTTCGCCGACTCGATGCCGATGCTCCTCATCACCGGCGCCGTGCACACCTACATGGAGAACCGCGGGGTTCTCCAGGAGATCGACCGCCCCCACGGCAACAACTTTCCCCGCATGGTCGAACCCGTCGTCAAGCGCTGGTGGCAGCCCAGTCGCCTCGAACAGCTTCCGGTGGCGCTCGCGCAGGCGTTCAACACCATGCACGAGGGCCGGCGTGGACCCGTGCTCGTCGACATCCCGCAGGACCTGCAGGCCGAGTACGGCGACTACACCCCCGACACCGGCGCCCGCAGACCCGCCACCCGGGCCACCGGCGACCCTGCCGTGATCGCCGAGGCCGCACGCCTGCTCGCCGGCGCGAAACGTCCCGTCATCGTGGCCGGCGGCGGCGTCATCCACGCCGAGGCCGCCGCGGAACTGATGGCCGTCGCCGAGCACCTCGGAGCACCGGTGACGCACTCCTTCCAGGGCAAGGGCGCATTCCCCGCCGACCACGACCTGTACGCGTGGCCGTGCGGCGACATGGGGTCGATCCCCGGCAACGGCGTGACCCGCACGGCCGACGTGATCCTCGCGGTCGGCTGCCGGTTCAGCGACCGCATCACGTCGTCGTACCGTCCCGGCGTCACATTCGACATCCCGAACACCAAGCTGGTGCAGATCGACATCGACGGCTTCGAGATCGGCCGCAACTACCCCGTCGAGGTCGGCGTCGTCGGCGATGCGAAAACCTCCCTGCGGAGCCTGCAGGAAGCACTCGCCGACCTGGGGCCGGCCCTCGACTACCGCAGCACCGACTACTTCGCCGAACTGCAGGACCTCAAGACGCAGTGGGACGAGCACCTGCGGCCGATGCGCACCACCGACTACCTGCCGATGACGAACTCGCGTGCGATGGTCGAGATCCGCAAGGCCCTTCCGCGCGAGGGCATCCTGGTCACCGACTCGTCCAACCCCGCGAACCAGGCGTTCAACGAGTTCCCGATCTACGGCCCGAAGACGAACATCGTGGCCGGTGGCTTCTCCGGCATCGGATTCGGTGTGCCCGCGGCGATCGGTGCGCAGATCGGTGCCCCGGACACCCCGGTCCTGGCCATGGTCGGCGACGGCAGCTTCCTCCAGACCGGCACCGAGATCGCGACCGCCGCGATGCTCGGAGTGCCGCTGGTGATCGTCGTCCTCAACAACGGTGGCTGGGAAGCGATCAAGGACCTCCAGATCAGCCTGTTCGGTGAGGAACGCGAAATCATCTCCGGGTGGAAGAACCTGGACGGGACACCGTATTTCGCCGACATCACCCGGTTCGCCCAGTCGCTCGGCTGCAGCGCCGAGCGCGTCGAGGACCCGGAGAAGCTGGCCGACGCGATCGAGCGTGCGTTCGCGACGCCGGGCCCGGTCATCATCGAGGCGATGAGCGCCCACGAACTGCCGTGGACCGAGATGCACCCGACCGGGTGGTGGGACATCACCGTCCCCGCCTACCACGGCGAGGTCCGCGACGACTACGTCGCGCAGCGCGGATTCTGA